A genomic stretch from Synergistaceae bacterium DZ-S4 includes:
- a CDS encoding DUF2922 domain-containing protein, whose translation MKTIKLKFLTDAGKAFSVSMNYADPALAEEGGAALVQSAMDALMLQQPFGVTLAAADGAELIDRTVVDII comes from the coding sequence TTGAAGACTATCAAACTTAAGTTCCTTACGGATGCAGGGAAGGCTTTCAGCGTGAGCATGAACTACGCGGATCCGGCACTTGCCGAGGAGGGGGGAGCAGCCCTGGTGCAGTCTGCAATGGACGCACTTATGCTTCAGCAGCCTTTTGGCGTTACTTTGGCAGCTGCTGACGGCGCAGAGCTGATCGACCGTACAGTCGTGGATATCATATAA